From Arcobacter sp. F2176:
ACCCAGTACGACAAATAGGATTCCAAGAAACAGATATAGTAAGTATTGTTAAACCAATTGTGAAATATGCGGTTATGATTGATAAAATAGAAAACATAAAGTATGAATTAGAAAAAGCATATTTTATATCACAAAATGGAAGAAAAGGACCTGTATTAGTTGATATTCCTATGAATATACAAAGAAGTGAGGTTGAATTAAATGAAATAAATTCATTTTTTGATTCAGAAGAATATAAAGAATATAGTTCAGCTGATAATGTAAAAAATTTTTCTGATGTATTTTTATCTTTAAATGAATCAAAAAGACCAATTATCTTAATTGGAGGAGGCGTAAGACTATCTAATGCTAGTGAAATATTATTAGAATTTGTCAAAAAATATAATATTCCTATTGTATATTCATTAATGGGGAAAGATGCTATAAGTGAAGATTATGAGTATAATTTTGGGCTTATTGGTTCATATGGAAATAGATATGGGAATTTAGCATTAGCAAATAGTGATTTAATATTGGTGCTTGGGTCACGATTAGATACGAGACAAACTGGTACTAATCTTGAAACTTTTGCAAGAGAAGCAAAAGTTATTCAAGTCGATATTGATAAAAATGAATTAGGTTCTAAAATAAAAATTGATATTGAGATTAATAGTAATGTAAAAGATTTTATTGAGATTCTTAATAAAAAAGAAATAAATATAGATATTTTACCTTGGCTTGAAATACTAAATTCATACAAAGAAAGATTTAGTTCAACGATAGGAATAGATAAAAACATAAAAATTCCAAATAAAGTTGTTTCAACAATTTCAAAATATTTAAAAGATGAAGTTGTAAGTGTTGATGTTGGACAACACCAAATGTGGGTAGCGCAGTCATTAGCTACTAAAAATAACCAAAGAGTTCTTTTTTCTGGTGGAATGGGTGCGATGGGATTTGCATTACCTTGTGCTATCGGTGCTTGTATTGCATCTCAAAAAAGGACTATTGTAATTGCTGGTGATGGTGGTATTCAAATGAATATACAAGAACTTGAAGTAATTAAAAGGAGAAGACTTCCTATTAAGATATTTATTTTAAATAATAAAAATCTTGGGATGGTAAGACAATTTCAAGAACTATATTTTGATAAAAGATATTCAGGAACAATTGACGATTATAGTGTACCTAATTTAGTTGAAATTGCTAAAGCATATGGACTAAAATCTAGAATAATCAAAGATATTAAAAATATAGAAATTGAATTTAATGACATTTTTTCAAATGATGAACCAGAATTAATTAATATAGAGTTACCTGTTCAAATGACTACGGTTGAACCAAAATTAATTGTTAATAAGCCAATCGAAGATATGCATCCTTTTATTTCAAAAAATGAACTCCATTCACTGATGGTAATAAAACCTTTAGAAGATTAAGCATGAATATTTTTATTACTGGTTCAAATGGTTTTCTAGGGAGACATTTAAAAGAATATTTTCAAAATAATTATTTTTTTTATAAATTATATATTCCATCAAGTATAGAACTTGATTTATACGATGAAGAGAGTGTTGATAAGTATATTTTGAATAATAAGATTGATATTATAATTCATCTAGCAAATCGCGGTGGGGATAGAAATAGCATTGATATGAAAAATGCAACAGAGTATAATCTTCGTATATTTTATAATATTGCAAAGCATGAGAAGAATGTAAAAAAGATAATATCATTTGGTAGTGGGGCTGAGTACGGAAAACATAAACCTATAGTTGCTGCAAAAGAAGATGATTATTTGAAAATTCAGCCTTTAGATGAATATGGGTTTTATAAATCGATTACATCAAAGTATATTGAAAAATCTGAAAAAATAGTTCAGCTTAGAATATTTGGTGCTTATGGTGAATATGAAAACTATAAATTTAAGTTTATATCTAATGCTATAGTTAAGAATTTATTTCATCTTCCAATCATAATAAATAAAAATGTTTATTTTGATTATATTTATATAGATGATTTAGTGAAAATAATAGATTGGTTTATTCACAATGAAAACAAAGAAAAAATATATAATGTGACAACGGGCAAAAAAACTGATTTATTAACCTTAGCAAATTTAGTTAATGCAACAAGTACTTTCACATCAGAAGTAAAAGTTTTGAATGATGATTTAAATAATGAATATACATCTAATAATGATAGGTTAATAAAAGAAATAAAAGAGTTAACTTTTACATCTCATAAAGATGCTATAACAAAGATGAGAGGGTATTTTAGTTATAATCTTGAGAATTTGGACAAAAATACGATAATTAATGACCCATATCTTAAAAAAATAGAAAATATGTGGAAAGGAAAATGAGTGAGAGAAGAAGAATTAAAAGAAGAAATTTTAAATAAAACAAGAGAATATTATGAATTAGTTCATAAAAAGCAACAATCAGTTAAATTTGTAAATGGAGAATCTAGAGTTAATTATGCAGGGCGTGTATTTGATGAAAAGGAGATGGTAAACCTTGTAGATAGTTCTTTAGATTTTTGGTTGACGTATGGTAGCTATTCAAAAAAGTTTGAAAATGAATTATCAAAATTTTTAAATGTAAGATGGTCTTTTTTAGTAAATTCAGGAAGTTCTGCAAATCTTCTTGCTTTTTATGCACTTACTTCTCCTCTTCTTAAAGAAAGACAAATTAAAAGAGGAGATGAGGTTATCACTGTTGCTGCTGGATTTCCAACTACAGTTGCACCAATTGTACAATATGGGGCTGTTCCTGTATTTGTAGATATGGAACTTACCCATTTTAATATTGATGTTTCACAATTAAAATTAGCATTATCAACTAAAACAAAAGCTATTATGATAGCACATACACTAGGGAATCCCTTTAATATAAAAGCTGTAAAAGATTTTTGTGATAAGCATAACCTTTGGTTAATAGAAGATAATTGTGATGCTTTAGGTTCTACTTATGAAGGAAGACCGACTGGTACTTGGGGAGATATTGGTACAAGTAGCTTTTATCCTCCACATCATATGACAATGGGTGAAGGCGGAGCAACATACACAGATAATCCACTTCTTAAAAAGATAATGCTTTCAATGAGAGACTGGGGAAGGGATTGTTGGTGTGAGAGTGGTGTCGATAATACTTGTAAATCTAGATTTTCTCAAAGTTTTGGAAGTTTACCTAAAGGATATGATCATAAGTATGTTTATTCTCACTTTGGATTTAATCTTAAAGCAACAGATATGCAAGCAGCAATTGGTGTAGCTCAATTAGAGAAATTCCCACTATTTGTTGAAAAAAGAAAAGAGAATTTTAAAAAATTATATGATGGTTTAAAAGAGATAAAAGAGTTTACTTTGGTTGTAGCTCAGCCAAACTCAGATCCTAGTTGGTTTGGATTTATGTTAACACTAAAAGATGATGTAAAATTTAGTAGAAATGAGATAGTTGAATATTTAGAAAAGAATAATATTCAAACAAGAAATCTTTTTGCAGGAAATATGCTAAGACATCCTTTATTTGAATCTTTAGAAAAAGATATAGAGTATAAACAAATTGGAGATTTAAAAAATACAGATAAAATAATGAATGACAGTTTTTGGATAGGTGTATATCCTGGAATGGGTGATGAAGCAATAAGATATATGATAAATATAATTAAGGAGTATGTGTATGAATATTAGACATACAAAAGGTTGGCAATATTTTAGAGGTTTTTATTATTATTGTAGAAATCTTTTTAATACTTACATAAAATCATTTTTTACAAATTCGTATGCTCAATATGGTGAAGATAAACTTATTGAAAAACTATTAACTAAAAAAAAAGATGGATTTTATATTGATATTGGAGCAAATCATCCAGATAGATTTAGTAATACTAAAATGTTTTATAAAAAGGGCTGGAAAGGAATTAATGTTGAACCAAATCCAATTTCATTTAAAAAATTTAATAAAAGAGTAAGAGATATAAATCTTAATATTGGAGTAGGGAAAGATAAAAAAGAATTAGATTTTTTTTGTTTTGAAGCAGACACATTATCAACATTCTCTGAAAATGCCAAAAATGAGTATCTAAATTATGGATATAAATTGAATCAAACAATAAAAGTTAAGGTTAATAGTTTAGTAAATATTTTTGAAGAATATAATATAAAAGAAATAGATTTTTTGTCAATTGATGTAGAAGGGTTTGAAATGGAAGTTTTGAGAAGTAATAATTGGAATATATATAAACCAAAATTAATTATTCTTGAATCAAATGGTTTAAGTGATAGTTCTAATGTAATTTATGAACATATAGATTTTTTAAGACCTTATGGGTATGAATTAAAGTATTTTAATGGCTTAAATTCATTTTTTGTTAAAAATAATGAATAAGTTAACAATATATATTCCAACATATAATCGTGCAGAATCTGTGTTGAAACAACTTAATTTAATAAAAACAATTAATAATGATAATATAACTGTGATTGTAAGTGATAATTGTTCAACTGATAGAATAGGTTATGAGAAAGTAAAAGCATTTTGTCTTAATAATAACATTTTATATATAAAAAATTTTGTAAATGTTGGTGCTGATGCAAATATATTTAATGGATTTATAGTTTCACAAAACTCTAAATACATTTGGATATTAAGTGATGACGATTTACTAAAAAAAGATGCAGTTGAAAGAGTACTAGAAATCTTAAATAATAATAATTTCGATTTATTATTTTTTACATTTCATTATATAGAAAATCTTAGTTATGCTACTTGGAATCAAGCTGATTTATATAATAAAAATATAAAAATTTCTGATGGTAGTGGATTAATTAGTAATGTCATATATAAAAGTGATTTTATAAAAGAATCTATCCCTATTGGATTTCAACATATTTACACTTGCTTTGCACATTTAGCGATATTGATAGATTCTTTTTATAATAAAACTGCAGAGATTGGGAGGATTGGATCTTCTTCTTTTTTTGTGCCAGAAACTAACTTACCTCCTGCAATAAGTGCTTCTTATAGTAAAAGTTATTTTGGATTTGTTTTATTAGCTGAGTTATTTGAAGATAAGTTAAAAAAAGAATTTATTATAGAATGGTCTAAGTTTAAAAATTTAAGACATTGGTTTATTAAAAAAAGAGACAAAATTGCATCTCAAAATTCAATATATGCAAAAGCATATATTTCAAATTACTCTTTCTTTTTTAAATTTAAACTTTTAATTTGGTACTTTCTTACTCCATTGTTTTTAGTATTAAAAAAATATAAAAATAGATAAATTAATGAAAGCTATTGCTATTTGTTCAAATATTCCTGTTTTTTGGAATAATAAAGTTTTAGATAAAGAACATTGTAAAAAATATTTTGGAGCAAGTTGGTTCCCTATTTTTGCTGATTTGGTAAAAGAATTAAATTATGATGTTTTAAGTGGTGATATTGCATTAAAAATGATTAATGAAAATAAAATAGATGCTACTAATATTTTAATAATTCAAGAATTAAATTCTAAACATGGTAAAGAGTTATTTAAACTAGGTGCAAAAGCATTTATTTTGATGGCAGCAGAATCTCCATTATTTAGTTATTTTTTTTATGATAATTTAAATAGAATATCTAGACCTTTTATGTTCAAGGCTTTATTTGATGGCTCATTTAAAATAATAAATCAAAAAATTGATAATAATAAAAATAGTCAATTTTATTTTCCTTCTTATTCTTTGAAAGATATTTCATATAATAAAGATTGGAATAGTAGAAAATTTATAATTATGATTGCTGCAAATAAAGGAGGTTTTTCTCCCATACCAAAAGATGCTATTAAAAATAAAATAATATGGATTATTCATAGAATATATAAAGTTATTTCAAACTCTTTTAAAACAGCACAAAAGAATGAACTCCACTCAAAAAGATTAAAATTTATAAAATATTTTGCAAAAAAGAATGTGTTAAAACTATATGGCACTAATTGGAAAGAGTTTGAAAGATTTGAGAAAAAAGATAGAGAGGAATTAAAAGAAATAATTTTGAAGTTAAATCCAAAATTTATAGATAATAAAATTTTAACTTTATCAGAGTATAAGTTTGCAATTTGCTTTGAAAATATATCCATGGAAGGCTATATCACAGAAAAAATTATCCATTGTTTCATATCTGGAATAATACCTTTATATCTGGGTGCAACAAATATAGAAAAGTATATTCCCAAAAATTGTTATATTGATTTAAGAGACTTTAATGATATTGAAAAGCTTGAAAAATATTTACTAACTTTAGATGAGTTAAAGGCAAAAGAGTACATAAATAATGGAAAAGAATTTTTAAGCAGTGAAGAAGGAAAAAAATATTCTTATGAATCATTTGCTTCTAAAATTGTTGAGAAAGTAGAGGAATATAGTGTTTACAATAAATAACATTGATATTTTTTTACTTTCATATAATAGAAAAGAATATATTTTATCTATGATTAAATCTTTAAAAAAACAAACTATAGAATTAAAAGAGATAGTTATTTTAGATAATGGGAGTTCTGATGGAACACAAGAAGCAATTCTTAGTTTAAATGATAAAAGTATTAAATTATTTTCAAATGAAAAAAACAATGGCTCTCTTTGGAATTTTCAAAGAGCACAAAATTATGCAAATAAAGAGTATGTAATATTACTACATGATGATGATATCCTTCATCCTAAATATTTTGAATATGTATTAAAAACAATAAATGAAAAGCCTTATATAAATTTAATTTGTAGTGGAATGAAAAGTACAAATAAACCTTCTTTTTTTGATTTTAAAGATTATTCATATAATCCAAGAATTTTTGAAAAACTATCTGATTTTGCAGCCTTAATTTATGCTGGCTTTCCTTTAAATTTTTCAACAGCAGTTTACAAAACTAAAAATTTTAAGAACTCGAAAATTGATTTTGAAACTTATGGGAAAATAGCAGATAGACCTTTAGTATATGATTGTGCAAAAGATGGTAATATAGCACTTTTTAAAGGACAATATATTCAATATCGTGTTCATACCAGTCAAGATAGTAAAGATAATAGTTCAGGACCTTTTTATAATCAGACAATTTCTTTACACAAAAAATATTATAATATTATATTTAGTGGAAATAGTTCTTTTATTTCAAAAATAATTTTTTATATTAATTTTTACAAATATTGTTATTGGGAATATAATAATTTTATAAATAAAGATTTTTCTTTTCAAGAGTATATTTCTTTGCTTCATAAAGAGTTGAAAATATCTTATTTTGAATTAAAAGTAAGCAAAATATTATTTTATCTAAGGGTATATTATTTTTATAAGATATATAGAGCAAGCAGAAGATACTTAGGAGAATATTCTTGATACTAGAAAAGAGTTTTTTTAGAAATAATTTTGATTTTATAAGACTTTTTGCTGCATTTCAAGTGATGATTATGCATTCTATTGGATATTTAAAATTAGATCAAATACCTAAAAATATTGTCGAATTTTTAAGTTTATTTCCCGGTGTACCAATATTTTTTGTTATGAGTGGATTTTTAATTTCAGCTTCTTATGAAAGAGATAATAATATTTGGAAATATACAAAAAATAGGGTCTTGAGAATTTATCCAGCTCTTTGGGTTAGTTTAGTTATAGCTATTATTACAATGTATATATTTTTTGAAAACAGTGTTTCTTTTGCTACAAGTATAAAATGGTTTTTTGCAAGAGCAACTTTTTTACAATTTTATCATAATAATATTTTCAATGATTATGGAATGGGTAATTTAAATGGTACTTTGTGGACAATTTTTATTGAATTACAATTTTATGTTTTGGTACCAATCTTATATGGTTTATTTAAAAATAATTTATCAAAAACTCTAGTGATTTTATTTTTTATTTCATTTTCTGTTAATTTAGTTTTTAAAAATTTAGATTCAACATCTTTTATAGTTAAACTAGTTTTTATAACTATATTGCCTTATTTATATATGTTTTTATTTGGAGTATTCATTCAAAAAAACTATTGGATTATTCAAAAACTATTAAAAGGTAAATTTGTATACCTTATTACTTTATATTTAGTTTTTGGATATATTTGTATTATTTACTGTTTAATCCCAAAAGATTATTATTATTCAATTTTAGTATTTTTATTGGTACCTTTAATTTTTTCATTAGCATATTCAAAAGTCAATTTTAATTTAATTACATTAAAAAATGATATATCGTATGGAATATATATTTATCATTTAGTTATAATAAATATTTTTATTGAAATTAATTTAGTAGGTGACATTAAATACTTATTTTTACTAATTATTCTTACTATTTTTATTTCAACTTTATCTTGGAAATTTATTGAAAAACCTTCTTTAAAGTTAAAAGATACAGTTTTATTAAAACGAGTTAGTAGATGATATTAAACATAATTTCAAATCAAATATATAAAGATAAGATTGTTGGACCTAAAAAAGTTTTAATTAATACTTTAAAAGGCTTAGATAGGTTAGGAATAAAATATGTATTTAATAAACCGATAAACAATTATAAATATAATTGGATACATGATAACCAAAGAGCAATAATAGAGGCAAGTCTTCTAAATAAATCAGTTGTAGTAGGTCCCAATACTGCAATATTGCCCAAAGACTTACCTGTATTTAGAAAAAAACTTACAAAAGACAGTATATATCTTCACCCTAGTGAATGGACTGTAAACATTTGGAAAGAATTAAATTTCAATGAAATGAGATTAAAGTCTTGGCCTGTTGGCATCGACTTAGATAGCTTTATAGAAATAGAAAATTTGGAAAATGATACTATTCTTGTCTATTTTAAAATGAGAGATAAAAATATTTTAAATAATGTTATAGATGTTTTAAATGAAAAGAAAGAAAAATATATTTTGATTGAATATGGACATTACAAAGAAGAAGAATATAAAAATGCTTTAAATAAATCAAAATTTTGTATATGGATTGGATGTAGTGAAAGTCAAGGAATAGGTTTACAAGAAGCGCTTGCTTCGAATATTCCTATTATTGTTTTAGATGCAATTTCTCTTTTTGATACTATGTCAGATGATTCTAGAAATTCTTATAAGTATAAATTTCCAAGAGTATTAGCTACAGTTAAAACGTCAAGTGCTCCTTATTTTGATGAAAACTGTGGTATAAAAATATTTAAAGTTGAAAAATTAATTGAATCTATTAATTACATGAATGATAATTTAGATAAATTTAAACCAAGAGAGTTCGTGGAAAAGAATTTGTCAATACACAAATGTACGAATGAATTAATTAGCCACCTTAAATCTTTAGAAATAAAAGAAAATAGTGATAATAATTATCTGTTATTATCAAAAGTATTATATTATATAAGTCTATTATTTCAAACATGGGCTTGGAAATTATTATTTAGGAAAATATTTAGATGAAAATACTTTGTACCTTTGGAAAATATCAATATGGTGATAAAGGTAGAGGAATTAATACAGAATATTTTTCTTTTATACCTGCCTTCGAGAAATTAGGATATGAAATGGTCTTTTTTGATACATGGGATAAGACTCTTTTTGAAAACTTTATAGATTTGAATTTAGCTTTAATAAAGAAAGTTGAAGAAGAAAAACCTGATATTATTTTTAATGTTCAATTTTTATATGAAATTTGGATTGAAACATGGGATTATATAAGGTTTAATTTTGATTGTAAAACAATAAATTGGTGCACAGATGATAGTTGGAAATATAAAGAACATAGTAAGTTTTTTGCTACACATTTTGACTTGATTGTTACGACATATGAAGAATTTATTCCTTTATATAAAAAACAAGGTGCAAATGCTATTTTGAGCGGTTGGGGAGTACCCGTTCAATGGGTTGAGAAACCTTCTTTGTCAAAGGATTGTAAATATGAAGTTACTTTTGTTGGTGCTGCACATGGTGATAGAAAAGAAAAGATAGAAGAATTAAAACGATTGGGTATAAATGTTAAGTGCTTTGGATATGGCTGGAATGGTGGTTCTCTTAAAGCTGAAGATATTCCTAAAATATTTAATCAAAGTATTATTAGCTTAAACTTTGCAAATAGTAGTGGTGAAAATCAAATCAAAGCAAGAGTCTTTGAAGTAACAGGAAGTGGAGGTTTTTTATTAACAGAGAATGCTAAGAATCTTAATAATGTTTTTAATAATGAAGAAATTATAATTTTTGAAAGTTTAGATGATGCACTAGTAAAAATAAAATACTATCTTAATAATCATGAAAAGAGGGATGAAATAGTTCAAAATAGTTTTATGAAGAGTTCATCTCATTATGCTTATTCTAATAGGCTGAAGGATATAATCGATTATGTAACAGAAATTGATAAGAGTAATCTTATTAATGTAGATATGAATGAAGTAATAAAAGAACATAAAAAAAGTTATCTTTTAAGAATAATTAAAAAAGTTTTGTTATTCATTAGTGGTAAAATTTTTGATGAAGAAAAAAGTAAAAGATTTGCGAGAAGAATAGTTTATGAAATTTCATGGCGACTTTTTAAAGAAAAAACATATAAATCAAAAAGTATAGTTTCAAGGATGTTTTATAGTGAGTAATCCTTTGGTAAGTATAATCATGCCTGCATATAATACTGAAAAATATATAACTGATTCTATAAACTCTATTTTAGAACAAACATATGATAATTGGGAACTAATAATTGTTGATGATTGTTCTACTGATTTTACTAAGGATATAATAAAAAAGTTTGAGTTTGAAGATAAAAGAATAAAGGGCATTTATTTAGAAAAGAATGGGGGGATGCCTTCTCTTGCTAAAAATAATGCCATACCATTTGTAAATGGAAGTTTTATAGCTTTCCTAGATAGTGATGATCTTTGGTTAAAAGAAAAGCTAGAATGCCAAGTAAATTTTTTAATGAAAAATCCTGACATAATGCTCTGTTACACTGGTGGATATTGGATTAATAAAAATGGCTATATAATTCACAAATTTTTGCCAAAATATGAAAATGGATATTTATTTAAAAAAATGCTTTTTAAATATGAAATTAATAATCAATCAGTACTAATAAGGAAAGAAGCATTAGATAATACAATTAAATTTTTTAATAGTAAAATTATTATAGGAGAAGATTATAATCTTTTTATGCATATTCTTGCAAAATATAAATGTTCAAATTTAAAAAGATATTTGATAAAATACAGAATACACGATAATGCAATTACAAAGAGTAAAAAAAGAGTCTCAGATGGTGTATTGGTTACATTAAAAGAATTAAATGTGTTTAGAGAGTATCCTTTATATGCAATAATTACTTATCTTAAAGCTATACGATTTAAATTTTTAAAAAAAAGATGGAAATGAAAAAAATACTTTATATAATAAATGTTGATTGGTTTTTTGTATCTCATTTTTTACCTGTTGGGTTGGAAGGACTAAAAAGAGACTATGAAGTTCATATTGCTTGTGGAATAACTGAAAAAAAAGAGTATTTAGAAAGTTTAGGATTTGTAGTTCATTCATTATCTATATCAAGAAGTGGTATGAGTATAAAAACTGAATTGAAAACAATAGTTGAAATGTATAAGATAATAAAATCTATTAATCCGCAAATATTGGAGTTTTTTACTATTAAACCTATTCTTTATGGAGGAATAGCTTCAAGATTTTTTTTAATTCCAACAAAAGTTTTTTATATAACTGGACTTGGTTATGTTTTTATTACGAAAGGATTAAAAGGTTTTTTTACAAGGAATTTAGTAAAAACTTTGTACAAAATAGCAATAAATGGTAAAAATAATTCAATTATAACTGAAAATATTTATGATAAAGAACTTATAAAAAGTCTAAATGCTGTTAATGATGCTCAAATTGGGACTATTAGAGGTGCAGGAGTTGATTTGTCCCAATATGGTTATAAAAAAGAAAATGTTGAGAATATAAAAGTTTCTATGGTTTGCCGACTTTTAAGAGATAAAGGTATTTTTGAGTATGTTAGCGCTGTAAAAATCTTAAAACAAAAATTTCCAAATATAGAATTTGAACTATATGGGGATATAGATATTGATAATCCAGCAAGTTTAACTATTGAAGATATTAAAAAGATAAAAGAAGAAGGTTTTGTAAATGTATATGGATTTACAAATAATGTTGCAAGTGTATTTTCAGATTCAAATATAATAGTTCTTCCTTCTTATCGAGAAGGTTTACCAAAAGTTCTTATTGAAGCTGCTGCTTGTGGTAGAGCAGTAGTCACTACAGATGTACCTGGTTGTCGTGATGCTATTGAGCCTGATGTTACAGGACTTTTATGTAAAGTAAGAAATTCTGAATCACTGGCTCAAATGATTGAAAAACTGATAATAGATGAAAACTTAAGAAATAGTATGGGAAAAGCTGGTAGAGAATTAGCAGAAAAAGAGTTTGATATAAAAAAAGTTGTAAAAAAACATTTTGAGATATATGAGAAAAATGTATGATACATTGTGATAAAAACAATTCGATTTATAAAAAAATATTAATTACTGGCTCAAATGGTTTTATAGGAAGCTATTTCATAAATAAATATAAAAATAAATACAATATAAAAACTTTTAGCTTTTTAAAAAATGATATAAATACTTTAGATTGTAATAGAGTAGATGTAGTATTTCATCTTTCTTCACTGGTGCATCAAATGAGTGGTGCAAGTACAAGTGAATATGAAAGAATAAATGTAACTCAAACTTTAGAGTTAGCTAGAAAAGCAAAAGAGAATGGTGTAAAACAATTTGTTTTTATGAGTACAGTGAAAGTATATGGAGAAGAAACTACTAATAAATATAACGAGAATAGTACTTGTAGTCCAGAAGATGGATATGGTAAAAGTAAATTTACAGCAGAACTTGAGCTTGGAAAGTTAGAAGATGAAAATTTTAAAGTAAGTATTATAAGAACTCCCATAGTATATGGATATGGCGTAAAAGCAAATATTAAATCACTTGTAAATCTAACAAATAAAGTGCCACTATTACCTTTTGGAAAAATTGAGAATAAACGAAGTATGGTTTATATAGGAAATCTTTGTCATTTAGTAGATGTGGTAATAAAACAAGAAAAAAGTGGAATATTTTTAGCCAGTGATGATGAACCTTTAAGTACTACTAGGCTTATTGAACTTATCGCTAAAAATTTAGATAAAAAAGTGTGTTTAATAAAAATACCATTTTTTGAAAGTTTATTAAAATTATTCAAGCCATCTTTTCATAAAAGACTTTATGGAAGTTTAGAAATTGATAATATAATAACAAAAGAAAAATTAAATCTTAAAAATCCATATAGTGTGGAAGAGGGAATAAAGTATATGATTAAAGGAGAGGATATTTGATTTATTTAGTTTTATTGGTAGTCTCTTTTTTTTTAACATATTTAATAAAGAACTATGCTATCAAAAAGTCTCTTGTTGCTCATGTAAATGATAGAAGCTCTCATACTACTCCTACCCCTCATGGAGGAGGTATTGCTATTGCAATTACTTGGTTTATTGGTTTGATTTATTTATATTTTACAAAACAAATTGACCATACACTTTTTTATGCACTTTTAGTTGGGATTATTATTTCTGTAGTTAGTTTTTTTGATGATTTATTTGAACTAAGTGCAAA
This genomic window contains:
- a CDS encoding thiamine pyrophosphate-binding protein codes for the protein MKTKISDYLIDFLLEKDINKVFGYIGGAVAHIYHSIDKNKDIEMINCIHEQGAAFAAEGYARISGKSGVTFATSGPGATNLITSIGSCYFDSVPTMFITGQVNTYEYKYDNPVRQIGFQETDIVSIVKPIVKYAVMIDKIENIKYELEKAYFISQNGRKGPVLVDIPMNIQRSEVELNEINSFFDSEEYKEYSSADNVKNFSDVFLSLNESKRPIILIGGGVRLSNASEILLEFVKKYNIPIVYSLMGKDAISEDYEYNFGLIGSYGNRYGNLALANSDLILVLGSRLDTRQTGTNLETFAREAKVIQVDIDKNELGSKIKIDIEINSNVKDFIEILNKKEINIDILPWLEILNSYKERFSSTIGIDKNIKIPNKVVSTISKYLKDEVVSVDVGQHQMWVAQSLATKNNQRVLFSGGMGAMGFALPCAIGACIASQKRTIVIAGDGGIQMNIQELEVIKRRRLPIKIFILNNKNLGMVRQFQELYFDKRYSGTIDDYSVPNLVEIAKAYGLKSRIIKDIKNIEIEFNDIFSNDEPELINIELPVQMTTVEPKLIVNKPIEDMHPFISKNELHSLMVIKPLED
- a CDS encoding NAD-dependent epimerase/dehydratase family protein — its product is MNIFITGSNGFLGRHLKEYFQNNYFFYKLYIPSSIELDLYDEESVDKYILNNKIDIIIHLANRGGDRNSIDMKNATEYNLRIFYNIAKHEKNVKKIISFGSGAEYGKHKPIVAAKEDDYLKIQPLDEYGFYKSITSKYIEKSEKIVQLRIFGAYGEYENYKFKFISNAIVKNLFHLPIIINKNVYFDYIYIDDLVKIIDWFIHNENKEKIYNVTTGKKTDLLTLANLVNATSTFTSEVKVLNDDLNNEYTSNNDRLIKEIKELTFTSHKDAITKMRGYFSYNLENLDKNTIINDPYLKKIENMWKGK
- the rfbH gene encoding lipopolysaccharide biosynthesis protein RfbH, whose translation is MREEELKEEILNKTREYYELVHKKQQSVKFVNGESRVNYAGRVFDEKEMVNLVDSSLDFWLTYGSYSKKFENELSKFLNVRWSFLVNSGSSANLLAFYALTSPLLKERQIKRGDEVITVAAGFPTTVAPIVQYGAVPVFVDMELTHFNIDVSQLKLALSTKTKAIMIAHTLGNPFNIKAVKDFCDKHNLWLIEDNCDALGSTYEGRPTGTWGDIGTSSFYPPHHMTMGEGGATYTDNPLLKKIMLSMRDWGRDCWCESGVDNTCKSRFSQSFGSLPKGYDHKYVYSHFGFNLKATDMQAAIGVAQLEKFPLFVEKRKENFKKLYDGLKEIKEFTLVVAQPNSDPSWFGFMLTLKDDVKFSRNEIVEYLEKNNIQTRNLFAGNMLRHPLFESLEKDIEYKQIGDLKNTDKIMNDSFWIGVYPGMGDEAIRYMINIIKEYVYEY
- a CDS encoding FkbM family methyltransferase, with amino-acid sequence MNIRHTKGWQYFRGFYYYCRNLFNTYIKSFFTNSYAQYGEDKLIEKLLTKKKDGFYIDIGANHPDRFSNTKMFYKKGWKGINVEPNPISFKKFNKRVRDINLNIGVGKDKKELDFFCFEADTLSTFSENAKNEYLNYGYKLNQTIKVKVNSLVNIFEEYNIKEIDFLSIDVEGFEMEVLRSNNWNIYKPKLIILESNGLSDSSNVIYEHIDFLRPYGYELKYFNGLNSFFVKNNE
- a CDS encoding glycosyltransferase family 2 protein, with the protein product MNKLTIYIPTYNRAESVLKQLNLIKTINNDNITVIVSDNCSTDRIGYEKVKAFCLNNNILYIKNFVNVGADANIFNGFIVSQNSKYIWILSDDDLLKKDAVERVLEILNNNNFDLLFFTFHYIENLSYATWNQADLYNKNIKISDGSGLISNVIYKSDFIKESIPIGFQHIYTCFAHLAILIDSFYNKTAEIGRIGSSSFFVPETNLPPAISASYSKSYFGFVLLAELFEDKLKKEFIIEWSKFKNLRHWFIKKRDKIASQNSIYAKAYISNYSFFFKFKLLIWYFLTPLFLVLKKYKNR